The DNA window CATGCTGATCCGTCCTTTATAGCGCGGGTCCCAGAGGACCGCCCAACTATCCGGCGGGGTGGTGATGACGGCCGAGTCATACCCGATGCCGACGGTCCCCCAGAGATAGGGCACGGAGTAGCGGCGATCGGGATCGAAGGGCAGATGTTGCAGATGCGATTCGAGGGAGGCGGCATTGGGAATCTCGGCCTGGTCGAGTTCGGCCAAGAGCCCCTGCTGGATCATGATCGACACCATGAAGTCGGACGGCACCGCAACGTCGTAGCCGGTGGCGCCGCTCTGGAGTTTCGCCAGCAATTCCTCGTTACTGCTGAAGGTGTCGACCACCACCTTGGCATGTTCCCGCCGCTCGAATGCTTGAATGATCTCCGGTCCCACATAGTCGGACCAGGTGAAGTAATGGAGCACCGCCCGATCGTCTGATCCATGCCCGGTCCCGGCTCCGTCACAGCCACTCCACAGGCCGACCATCGCAAGCGCGCCGAGCAAGGCGATGAGACCGGATCGACGCAGGAGCCAGGGCACCGATGCACTGTGTTTCATCATACGAGATACGCTTCACACGCGACGTTCGACGAATGCCGTGCTAGGTCTCCTTGCGCTGCAGGTGGAGCGAGAGCCCCACGCAGACCATCGACACGAGCAGCAAGAGCGCGGACAGCGCGTTGATTTCCGGCGTCACCCCCGCCTTGATCATCGAATAGACTTTCACGGGCAAGGTCGTGGCCCCCGGGCCTGCCAGAAAAAACGTGACGAGAAAATCGTCGAGCGAGACCGTGAAGGCCACCAACGTCGCACCCAGGACAGCGGGACGCAGGAGCGGCAGCGTGACATACCGGAACGTTTGCCAGGGGCTCGCCCCCAGGTCTGCCGCCGCTTCGAGC is part of the Nitrospiraceae bacterium genome and encodes:
- a CDS encoding spermidine/putrescine ABC transporter substrate-binding protein, encoding MMKHSASVPWLLRRSGLIALLGALAMVGLWSGCDGAGTGHGSDDRAVLHYFTWSDYVGPEIIQAFERREHAKVVVDTFSSNEELLAKLQSGATGYDVAVPSDFMVSIMIQQGLLAELDQAEIPNAASLESHLQHLPFDPDRRYSVPYLWGTVGIGYDSAVITTPPDSWAVLWDPRYKGRISMLNDQREVFGAVLRSMGQSMNSTDPAVIESAKDKLLQQKPLVKTYTSDHYDQLLASGEVVLAHGWGGPVARAMVERPSLRYVVPKEGATVWADCLVVLKGAPSKRLAMKFINFLMEPEIAARTSERLKFASASRDARERVTPEVRANVAVYPAVDDLGRLEWMRDVGKAVRLYDRAWTELKMR